Proteins co-encoded in one Pseudomonadota bacterium genomic window:
- a CDS encoding radical SAM protein produces MSATEAQAAAPIEHQATSLVYSPEENPYRTVMVDITHRCNMECRNCYIPNRHIPDMDADWLIDTISRFPQRTHIRLVGAEPTVRKDLPDLVRRVREAGHLPMILSNGLKLANRDYVRKLKQAGLRTVYLSFNGGFDDDAYEAIDDLRCANRKAAALDSLCAENMYISLGVILARDVNEQVIGPVFRAAMDRRAVRELHLRSIGPIGRYMETPPLQMAEMVDRLVEHTGLERSAIGDYEGKGHIDFAVGGLRLQITQWPDLESSTRGRLAPDGTLQPAFEHVLANEGGY; encoded by the coding sequence ATGTCCGCCACGGAAGCGCAAGCGGCAGCACCAATCGAGCATCAGGCTACCTCCTTAGTCTATTCACCCGAGGAGAATCCCTATCGCACGGTGATGGTGGACATAACGCACCGCTGCAATATGGAGTGCCGTAACTGCTATATCCCCAACCGGCACATCCCCGACATGGATGCCGATTGGCTGATCGACACGATCTCGCGCTTTCCGCAGCGCACGCACATCCGCCTCGTGGGCGCAGAGCCCACGGTCCGCAAGGACTTGCCGGACCTGGTCCGCCGCGTGCGCGAGGCGGGCCATCTGCCGATGATCCTCTCCAACGGCCTGAAGCTCGCCAACCGTGACTACGTGCGCAAGCTCAAGCAGGCGGGCCTGCGCACCGTCTACCTCTCCTTCAACGGCGGCTTCGATGACGACGCCTACGAGGCTATCGATGATCTTCGCTGCGCGAACCGCAAGGCAGCAGCCCTGGATAGCCTGTGTGCGGAGAACATGTACATCTCCCTCGGGGTGATCCTCGCGCGCGATGTGAACGAGCAGGTGATCGGCCCCGTCTTCCGCGCGGCCATGGACCGGCGCGCCGTACGCGAGCTGCACCTGCGCTCCATCGGCCCCATCGGACGTTACATGGAGACCCCCCCGCTGCAGATGGCGGAGATGGTCGATCGCCTGGTGGAGCACACGGGCCTCGAGCGTTCGGCGATCGGCGACTACGAGGGTAAGGGTCATATCGACTTTGCCGTCGGCGGGCTGCGCCTGCAGATCACCCAGTGGCCCGACCTCGAGAGTTCGACGCGCGGCCGCCTGGCGCCGGACGGCACCCTACAACCTGCCTTCGAGCATGTGCTCGCCAATGAAGGCGGCTACTAA
- a CDS encoding DUF6491 family protein, whose product MLATLAVAATLSACASMGSDASSRREIVYVPAQAQPVDHVRWDHVRNFKPLNQRMILMDVRRRPHLLVLAKTCVGLRRDSIIVLGPRSARFDPQRDAIGIVNRGAMSRGGLGATMTCVPDALYALEEEDVDAVMASL is encoded by the coding sequence ATGCTGGCGACCCTCGCCGTCGCCGCCACCCTCTCGGCCTGTGCCTCGATGGGCAGCGATGCCAGCTCACGCCGGGAAATCGTCTACGTGCCGGCGCAGGCGCAGCCGGTGGATCATGTGCGCTGGGATCACGTGCGAAACTTCAAGCCGCTCAACCAGCGCATGATTCTCATGGACGTGCGCCGCCGCCCGCACCTGCTGGTGCTGGCGAAGACCTGCGTAGGCCTGCGCCGCGACAGCATCATCGTGCTGGGGCCACGCTCCGCGCGCTTTGATCCGCAACGCGATGCGATCGGTATCGTCAACCGCGGAGCCATGTCGCGAGGCGGGCTCGGGGCGACGATGACCTGCGTTCCCGACGCCCTGTACGCCCTCGAGGAAGAGGACGTCGACGCGGTGATGGCGTCGCTCTGA